The DNA window AGGTCTGTTTTATAAATATCACTAAGAGACGGATGTAAGGGTGATAGAGCGAGGTTCAATACTGGGAAAGACTGTACCAGCAAATAGTTCAACAACATAAGAAATCATGGACGCCGTGTTATCTAGGTTGAAAAGGAGGAGGCGGCAATGCAGCACGTTATCAGTACACAGTTCAAAAGCCAGTGTCCGTGATGATATGGAGGTGCATTAGTGCACACAGCATGGTTGACGTATACATCTGTGAAGGCATCACCAATGCTGAGCAAAGTATCCAGGAACCCAGGTTAAAGGTGCTGCCATCCAGATAATGTCTTTTTCAAAGAAGGTCTTTATTGTGTGTCCACATCACAGTCATTATCATGCACTGTGATTACAAAAATGGCATACTACAAATCCTCTTACTTTTACTGTCATTATTCTTTTACTTTAATTCTGGAAACATCTGGAACAGCATCAGACTTATTCTGTGTCTTTGGTCCCAGGTCACAGTCAAAgtcttcatcatcctcatcttctACATCGCTAAGGTCGttatcatcataatcatcatcactGTCCAGGTCATCTATGTCCTCCTTTCCTTGTCCGTGCTTCATCTTTTTCTGCTCGCCATCTTCATTTTGCTCATTCTGGTCCAAATTTGAATTTATCCTACACAAGATAAAATCAAAATGAGGCAGTGTCAAATGCTatgtccaaaaaataaaactatctGTGTGAATAACATTAAACATGGATGGAGAGACTAGAGTGCAAATGCTGTCAGTGAGTTGTTCTTTCCACCTCATTTCCAAGAATCTGCTGTAATATATCTCATTATCCACAAGATGGCAGCAAAACAAATGATAATTCATCTGAGTCAGAGGAAGTCAACCCTGGTCTTGGAGAGCCACTGTGCTGCTTGTGTTCCAACTACCAGTGCCCTTCCTACTGCAAGTTCCTTAGATCAGCTGtgatcagccaatcagaagctggaagtgcaGTTGCTTGGGAACAAGAAGGGCTGTGGCTCTCAAGGACCAGGGTTGGTTTTAAATCTGCGCACAtgaacgaacacacacacgcaaacacacacgcgaacacacacagtgataatTTAGGACCACTCACGGAATAACgatttcctctttcttcccaCACTTGCAGCAGATCTCGAGCTGAAGAGAACATGGCTTACAAATGATGTGATATGCATCCTTTACTGTCTTTTGGGAACATCTGAcactaaaagaaacaaacacaaatgtataaatgtcATCAGTTTTCAGAGTGGAACAAGCTATGACAGGTGACCCTTTGATCGTTTGTTCCCCTAAGAGTTAAAAAAATACatccaaaacacaacactggacTACACAGTGTGACTCACTATGCGAGTCTGACTGCGAGAGCTGAAGCCAAACATAATCCTATTTGATCATTTTATAAATTTAAAGAGGAATGAAATCCCAGTTGTTATAAACGTATAACTTTTTAGATAATGTGGGTGATGAATATGCTGATTAACTAACCATAGTAATATTTGTTATCTTTTCCTGGGCAATTACTCATGATTATCATAATGAGACAGCAGTTCAGCTCTTACTCCTGAATGTCTGTAGTACCCAGGTGTACTCACCATTTTCTGGGCTGTGTTAGTGgcttgtatttgttgtatttgacttTCCACTCAAGAACGCCCTTACAGTGTTGACAAAGTCCATTGTGGATCTTTGATTTTGCTTTCTGCAAGTTGGGAGACATAAGCACACAGATGATGAAAATGTTATTACAATACAAAGCTACAAAAGACATGAAATGACTTTATAATAGGCAATAATAACAACTAACAATGAAAACGATGCAAGAAAATGTCGTTTTAGGATGGCTACTGGCGAGTAAAAGTTAAACAGAGCCTAGTGTCTACACAGGAGCACAGTGTAACATTAATTCAAAACTGTAACGTGCTGT is part of the Anabas testudineus chromosome 9, fAnaTes1.2, whole genome shotgun sequence genome and encodes:
- the c9h9orf85 gene encoding uncharacterized protein C9orf85 homolog, with protein sequence MSSQKGNVSRSRGQKHQNATAFKNDKYGATVQVKKAKSKIHNGLCQHCKGVLEWKVKYNKYKPLTQPRKCVRCSQKTVKDAYHIICKPCSLQLEICCKCGKKEEIVIPINSNLDQNEQNEDGEQKKMKHGQGKEDIDDLDSDDDYDDNDLSDVEDEDDEDFDCDLGPKTQNKSDAVPDVSRIKVKE